In the genome of Xanthobacteraceae bacterium, one region contains:
- a CDS encoding formate dehydrogenase subunit gamma, translated as MGKYESWNETLAREIIARHAARKGALLPILHDVQHTFGYVPEVIIPIIAEALNISRAEVHGTFTFYHDFRHEPAGQHVLKFCRAEACQAAGGDHLCARAEQKLGVKIGETTADDRVTFEPIYCLGLCSVAPSAMLDGKIYGRLDEARVDQLVAEAKR; from the coding sequence ATGGGAAAATACGAATCCTGGAACGAGACGCTCGCGCGCGAAATCATCGCGCGTCATGCGGCGCGCAAGGGTGCGCTGCTTCCGATCCTGCATGACGTTCAGCACACTTTCGGTTATGTGCCCGAAGTCATCATTCCGATAATTGCGGAAGCGCTGAATATTTCGCGCGCCGAGGTGCATGGCACCTTCACCTTCTACCACGACTTCCGTCACGAACCCGCGGGACAGCACGTTCTGAAATTCTGCCGCGCGGAAGCATGTCAGGCTGCGGGCGGCGATCATCTTTGCGCGCGCGCAGAGCAGAAGCTCGGCGTGAAGATCGGCGAGACCACCGCCGATGATCGCGTGACCTTCGAGCCGATCTATTGCCTTGGTCTGTGCTCGGTCGCGCCGTCTGCGATGCTGGACGGAAAAATCTATGGCCGTCTCGATGAGGCTCGCGTCGATCAGCTCGTCGCGGAGGCCAAGCGATGA
- a CDS encoding formate dehydrogenase subunit delta, whose product MSHSGPDKLVYMANQIGKFFKAQGDDVAVTGIAEHIRKFWDPRMRSAIFAHLDTGGEGLDPVVHNAIKKLKESVAAN is encoded by the coding sequence ATGTCGCACTCGGGGCCTGACAAGCTGGTCTATATGGCCAACCAGATCGGCAAGTTCTTCAAGGCGCAGGGTGATGATGTAGCGGTCACCGGTATTGCGGAACACATTAGAAAGTTCTGGGATCCGCGGATGCGTTCCGCGATTTTCGCGCACCTCGACACGGGCGGTGAAGGCCTTGACCCTGTCGTACATAATGCGATCAAGAAGCTGAAAGAGAGCGTCGCCGCAAACTGA
- a CDS encoding sulfurtransferase TusA family protein yields the protein MTETILDLRGIRCPQVVLEAKKKLRDVASGGILVLECTDPLATIDVPHFVRQTGNALLAEEKRGDLLIFRIEKKS from the coding sequence ATGACCGAAACCATTCTCGATTTGCGCGGTATCCGCTGCCCGCAGGTCGTACTCGAAGCAAAGAAAAAACTAAGGGACGTCGCAAGCGGCGGCATACTGGTGCTTGAATGTACCGATCCGCTTGCAACGATCGACGTGCCGCATTTCGTGCGCCAGACCGGCAATGCGCTGCTCGCGGAAGAAAAGCGCGGTGATCTTCTGATTTTCAGAATCGAAAAGAAAAGCTGA
- a CDS encoding NADH-quinone oxidoreductase subunit NuoF: MSVKIFVPADAAAVACGADEIAAAIATSAKKRGKEIQIVRNGSRGMHWLEPMLEVETSQGRVAYGPVALGDVESVLDAMLGDGKHKLSHGITDEIPWLKNQTRLTFARVGITDPRSLEDYKAHDGYKGLAKAIAIGPEKTVEEVTNSGLRGRGGAGFPTGIKWKTVATTKADQKYIVCNADEGDSGTFADRMIMEGDPFVLIEGMTIAGVATGATKGYVYIRSEYPHAIATMEVACEAGRKGGVLGKKILGSHYEFDIEIRTGAGAYVCGEETSLLESIEGKRGQVRAKPPLPAIIGLFGKPTVINNVLSLATVPIVMDKGAEFYKGFGMGRSRGTMPIQLAGNIKHGGLYEVAFGITLGELVDEIGGGTASGRPVRAVQVGGPLGAYFPRAYFDTPFDYEAFAARDGLIGHAGIVVFDDTVDMSKMARFAMEFCSVESCGKCTPCRIGSIRGVETLDKIIANKDRAKNLEVLEDLCNTMKFGSLCALGGFTPYPVMSALTHFPEDFGATPKLPQAAE; encoded by the coding sequence ATGAGCGTCAAGATTTTCGTTCCCGCCGATGCCGCCGCTGTTGCTTGCGGTGCGGATGAAATTGCGGCTGCGATTGCTACGAGCGCCAAGAAGCGCGGCAAGGAAATCCAGATCGTCCGCAACGGTTCGCGCGGCATGCACTGGCTGGAGCCGATGCTTGAAGTGGAAACTTCGCAAGGACGGGTAGCTTATGGACCTGTAGCACTTGGCGATGTTGAGAGCGTGCTCGATGCCATGCTCGGCGATGGCAAGCACAAGCTCTCGCACGGCATCACGGACGAAATTCCGTGGCTCAAGAACCAGACGCGGCTCACCTTCGCGCGCGTTGGCATTACCGATCCGCGCTCGCTCGAAGATTACAAGGCGCATGACGGCTACAAGGGCCTTGCGAAAGCAATTGCGATCGGGCCGGAAAAGACCGTCGAGGAAGTAACCAACTCCGGCTTGCGCGGCCGCGGCGGTGCAGGCTTTCCGACCGGAATCAAGTGGAAGACCGTCGCGACGACAAAGGCGGATCAAAAATACATCGTCTGCAATGCCGACGAAGGCGACAGCGGCACCTTCGCGGATCGTATGATCATGGAAGGCGATCCCTTCGTATTGATCGAAGGCATGACGATTGCGGGTGTCGCGACGGGCGCCACCAAGGGTTACGTCTATATCCGCTCCGAATATCCGCACGCGATTGCAACTATGGAAGTGGCCTGCGAAGCGGGCCGCAAGGGCGGCGTGCTCGGTAAAAAGATTCTCGGCTCGCACTACGAGTTCGATATCGAAATCCGCACCGGCGCAGGCGCTTATGTTTGCGGCGAGGAAACCTCGCTCCTCGAAAGCATCGAAGGCAAGCGCGGGCAGGTGCGCGCGAAGCCGCCGCTGCCCGCGATCATCGGCCTGTTCGGCAAGCCGACCGTGATCAACAACGTGCTGTCGCTCGCTACCGTGCCGATTGTTATGGACAAGGGGGCGGAGTTCTACAAAGGCTTCGGCATGGGCCGCTCGCGCGGCACGATGCCGATCCAACTTGCGGGCAACATCAAGCACGGCGGTTTGTACGAAGTCGCGTTCGGCATCACGCTCGGCGAACTTGTCGATGAAATCGGCGGTGGTACGGCGAGCGGACGCCCGGTCCGTGCGGTGCAGGTGGGCGGTCCGCTCGGCGCGTATTTCCCGCGAGCCTATTTCGATACGCCGTTCGATTACGAGGCTTTCGCTGCCCGCGACGGCCTGATCGGCCACGCCGGCATCGTCGTGTTCGACGATACCGTCGACATGTCGAAGATGGCGCGTTTTGCGATGGAGTTCTGCTCGGTCGAGAGCTGCGGCAAGTGCACGCCCTGCCGCATCGGTTCTATCCGCGGTGTCGAAACGCTCGACAAGATCATCGCGAACAAGGACCGCGCGAAGAACCTCGAAGTGCTCGAAGACCTCTGCAACACGATGAAGTTTGGATCCCTCTGCGCGCTTGGGGGGTTTACCCCGTACCCGGTGATGAGCGCGTTAACCCATTTTCCGGAAGACTTCGGCGCCACGCCGAAACTTCCGCAAGCCGCCGAATAG
- the fdhF gene encoding formate dehydrogenase subunit alpha has product MSLVHEIDYGTPRSKSEKEVTLTIDGQQITVPEGTSIMRAAMEMGTQIPKLCATDMVDAFGSCRLCLVEIEGRPGTPASCTTPVMPGMVVKTQTDRLKKIRNGVMELYISDHPLDCLTCSANGDCELQDMAGQVGLRDVRYGYEGENHVFAKQNGLANENWLAKDESNPYFTYDPSKCIVCSRCVRACEEVQGTFALTIAGRGFDSRVSPGMQESFLTSECVSCGACVQACPTATLNEKKVIEIGKPEHSAVTTCAYCGVGCSFKAEMRGEELVRMVPYKDGEANRGHSCVKGRFAWGYATHKERILKPMIRAKVTDPWREVSWEEAINYAASEFKRIQQQYGKNSVGGITSSRCTNEETYLVQKLIRAGFGNNNVDTCARVCHSPTGYGLGQTYGTSAGTQNFDSVEHCDVVLIIGANPAAAHPVFASRMKKRLREGAKLIVIDPRRTEMVKSAHVEAEHHLALLPGTNVAVVTALAHVVVTEKLYNEKFIRERCDWDEFEHWAEFVSLPQNSPETVAKLSGVPAETIRGAARLYATGGNAAIYYGLGVTEHSQGSTTVMAIANLAMATGNIGREGVGVNPLRGQNNVQGSCDMGSFPHELPGYRHISGDDVRDLFNGAWGVTLDKEPGLRIPNMLDAAVEGSFKGIYIQGEDILQSDPDTKHVSAGLEAMECVVVQDLFLNETARFAHVFLPGSTFLEKNGTFTNAERRIQMVRKVMAPKNGYEDWEITVMLSNALGYKMEYSHPSEIMDEIARLTPGFANVSFKMLDERGSVQWPCNDKAPEGSPIMHINGFVRGKGKFIVTEYIATDEKTGPRFPLLLTTGRILSQYNVGAQTRRTENSMWHAEDVLEIHPHDAEQRGIREGDWVRLQSRAGETSLRAQITDRVAPGVVYTTFHHPDTQANVITTDFSDWATNCPEYKVTAVQVSPSNGPSRWQQEYEEFSRESRRIIPEAAE; this is encoded by the coding sequence ATGTCCCTCGTGCACGAGATCGATTACGGCACGCCGCGTTCGAAGTCGGAGAAAGAAGTCACGCTGACCATCGACGGGCAGCAGATCACGGTGCCCGAAGGCACCTCGATCATGCGCGCGGCGATGGAGATGGGCACGCAGATTCCGAAGCTCTGCGCGACCGATATGGTCGATGCCTTCGGCTCCTGCCGCCTGTGCCTCGTCGAAATCGAAGGCCGCCCCGGTACGCCCGCGTCCTGCACCACGCCGGTCATGCCCGGCATGGTGGTGAAGACGCAGACGGATCGCCTGAAGAAAATCCGCAACGGCGTGATGGAGCTTTATATCTCCGATCACCCGCTCGACTGTCTGACCTGTTCGGCGAATGGCGACTGCGAATTGCAGGACATGGCGGGGCAGGTCGGCCTGCGCGACGTGCGCTACGGCTATGAAGGCGAGAACCACGTCTTCGCGAAGCAGAACGGCCTCGCGAACGAAAACTGGCTCGCGAAGGACGAGTCGAACCCATATTTCACCTACGACCCTTCCAAGTGCATCGTCTGCTCGCGCTGCGTGCGGGCCTGCGAGGAAGTGCAGGGCACGTTCGCTCTGACGATTGCCGGCCGCGGCTTCGACAGCCGCGTATCGCCGGGCATGCAGGAGAGTTTCCTCACTTCGGAATGCGTGTCCTGCGGCGCTTGCGTGCAGGCTTGCCCGACCGCGACGCTCAACGAAAAGAAAGTCATCGAGATCGGCAAGCCCGAGCATTCGGCAGTGACGACCTGCGCCTATTGCGGTGTCGGCTGCTCATTCAAGGCGGAAATGCGCGGTGAAGAACTCGTGCGCATGGTTCCCTACAAGGACGGCGAGGCGAACCGCGGCCATTCCTGCGTGAAAGGCCGCTTCGCGTGGGGCTATGCGACCCACAAGGAGCGCATCCTGAAGCCCATGATCCGCGCGAAGGTCACGGACCCGTGGCGGGAAGTGAGCTGGGAAGAAGCGATCAATTACGCGGCGTCCGAGTTCAAGCGCATCCAGCAGCAGTACGGTAAGAACTCCGTTGGCGGCATCACCTCGTCGCGCTGCACGAACGAAGAAACCTATCTCGTGCAGAAGCTGATCCGCGCCGGTTTCGGCAACAACAACGTCGATACCTGCGCGCGCGTGTGCCATTCGCCGACCGGCTATGGCCTCGGTCAGACTTACGGCACCTCTGCGGGAACGCAGAATTTCGACTCCGTTGAACATTGCGACGTGGTGCTGATTATCGGTGCGAACCCCGCGGCGGCGCATCCGGTGTTCGCCTCGCGCATGAAGAAGCGTTTGCGCGAAGGCGCAAAGCTCATCGTGATCGACCCGCGCCGCACCGAAATGGTGAAGTCGGCGCATGTCGAAGCGGAGCACCACCTTGCGCTGCTGCCGGGCACGAACGTCGCGGTCGTGACCGCGCTTGCCCATGTCGTCGTCACCGAGAAGCTCTACAACGAAAAGTTCATCCGCGAGCGCTGCGACTGGGATGAATTCGAGCATTGGGCCGAATTCGTTTCGTTGCCGCAGAACTCGCCGGAAACCGTCGCGAAGCTCTCCGGCGTTCCGGCCGAGACCATCCGCGGCGCGGCTCGCCTCTATGCCACCGGCGGCAATGCCGCGATCTATTACGGACTGGGCGTCACCGAGCACTCGCAGGGTTCGACCACCGTCATGGCGATCGCGAACCTCGCGATGGCGACCGGCAATATCGGCCGCGAGGGTGTCGGCGTGAATCCGCTGCGCGGCCAGAATAACGTGCAGGGTTCGTGCGACATGGGTTCGTTCCCGCACGAACTGCCGGGCTACCGCCACATTTCCGGCGATGACGTCCGCGATCTGTTCAACGGTGCCTGGGGCGTCACGCTCGACAAGGAGCCGGGCCTGCGCATCCCGAACATGCTCGACGCCGCAGTCGAGGGGTCGTTCAAGGGCATCTATATTCAGGGCGAGGACATCCTGCAGTCGGATCCCGACACTAAGCATGTGTCGGCCGGGCTTGAGGCGATGGAATGCGTCGTCGTGCAGGACCTGTTCCTGAACGAAACGGCGCGCTTTGCCCATGTATTCCTGCCGGGTTCGACCTTCCTTGAGAAGAACGGGACGTTCACCAACGCCGAGCGCCGCATCCAGATGGTGCGCAAGGTGATGGCGCCGAAGAACGGGTACGAGGACTGGGAGATCACCGTGATGCTCTCCAACGCCCTCGGCTACAAGATGGAATATTCGCATCCGTCCGAGATCATGGACGAGATCGCGCGGCTCACGCCGGGCTTCGCCAATGTCTCGTTCAAGATGCTCGACGAACGCGGTTCGGTGCAGTGGCCCTGCAACGACAAGGCGCCCGAAGGCTCGCCGATCATGCACATCAACGGCTTCGTGCGCGGCAAGGGCAAGTTCATCGTTACCGAATATATTGCGACCGACGAAAAGACCGGCCCGCGTTTCCCGCTGCTCCTCACCACGGGCCGTATTCTCTCGCAATACAATGTCGGCGCACAGACGCGCCGTACCGAAAACTCGATGTGGCATGCGGAAGACGTGCTTGAAATCCATCCGCACGACGCCGAGCAGCGCGGCATCCGCGAAGGAGATTGGGTCAGGCTCCAAAGCCGCGCAGGCGAAACCTCGCTGCGTGCGCAGATCACCGATCGTGTCGCGCCGGGCGTGGTCTATACGACCTTCCATCATCCCGACACGCAGGCGAACGTGATCACGACCGACTTCTCGGACTGGGCAACGAACTGTCCAGAATACAAAGTCACGGCAGTTCAGGTTTCCCCGTCAAATGGTCCGTCGCGCTGGCAGCAGGAATACGAGGAGTTCTCCCGCGAAAGCCGCCGTATCATTCCGGAGGCCGCCGAGTGA
- the fdhD gene encoding formate dehydrogenase accessory sulfurtransferase FdhD, which produces MQRVVRAVWRNGARVRDAQERAIPEETAVAFTYGGSSYAVMMATPRDLEDFAVGFTLTEGVASPDKIENLEIIPSEAGIELRMRLAEAQEHAHAERRRHLAGPTGCGLCGIESLTEAMRDLPKVTSKEIFAPEEIMRAVTSLPAAQTLNNETRAVHAAAFWKRGQGLVALREDVGRHNALDKLAGALTRSGVSAAEGFVVVTSRLSVEMVQKAAMMGAPLIVAASAPTALALRAAKESGITVAAIARGDGFEVFTHADRIVLDAVQGTGNVALGA; this is translated from the coding sequence TTGCAGCGTGTCGTTCGCGCCGTGTGGCGCAACGGCGCGCGCGTGCGCGATGCGCAGGAGCGAGCGATTCCCGAAGAAACCGCTGTCGCCTTCACCTATGGCGGTTCTTCGTATGCCGTCATGATGGCGACGCCGCGCGATCTTGAGGACTTTGCAGTCGGGTTTACGCTGACCGAAGGCGTGGCATCCCCTGACAAGATCGAGAATCTCGAAATCATTCCCTCGGAAGCCGGGATTGAGCTTCGCATGCGCCTTGCGGAAGCGCAGGAACACGCCCACGCCGAACGCCGCCGTCACCTCGCGGGGCCGACCGGTTGCGGATTGTGCGGGATCGAGTCGCTGACCGAAGCGATGCGCGATCTTCCGAAAGTAACGAGCAAGGAAATCTTCGCACCCGAAGAAATCATGCGCGCTGTTACCTCGCTTCCTGCGGCGCAAACGTTGAACAACGAAACGCGCGCAGTACATGCCGCTGCATTCTGGAAGCGCGGACAAGGGTTGGTCGCGCTGCGCGAGGATGTCGGCCGCCACAACGCGCTCGACAAACTGGCCGGCGCGCTGACACGCAGCGGTGTTTCGGCTGCCGAAGGCTTCGTCGTCGTTACGAGCCGTCTTTCGGTCGAAATGGTGCAGAAGGCCGCGATGATGGGTGCGCCACTGATTGTTGCGGCGTCGGCACCGACCGCGCTCGCGTTACGTGCGGCGAAAGAATCCGGGATCACGGTCGCCGCGATTGCACGCGGAGACGGGTTTGAAGTTTTTACGCATGCCGACCGGATCGTTCTGGACGCGGTGCAGGGGACGGGAAATGTCGCACTCGGGGCCTGA